TGGGATTCATTTACGGCGTTTTTTATAGCTCAACCTTGGGTGGGGTCCTACCCCAACAGCGGTAGTCAGCCGCAGAACCGGGAAACCTTTCACCTCCCACCGAGACTGGACATCCCCAATTCTGATCATCCAGGGAAATAGCCCTACCACCTCCTCATGGCACCCGTTTCACGTCTCGTTTATCTCAGGCGCTCATCTCTCAAATTTCCTCCGCCAGCCAGCGCCAAGCATGATCGCCGATGCAGCACCCAAATAATCCGTCCCCTCAGAAATTTTCAGGCATAACAAATTGGGCATCGGCTGCATATATAAGCGCACGATTTTCTACTTAGCTCATCGTTTACAAAAAAAACACTCATGAAGGACGACCACGAAAAGAACATCGATTCTAACTCCTTGTTGAGTAGACACACCGAGGACTATAACCTCACGATCTCTCGGTCCAATCCTTCGGGCCAAGTCGCCAGCGGCCACGAATTGAAAAAGGGCTTACACGCTCGGCATGTCAGTATGATTGCTTTGGGTGGAGCCTTGGGAACCGGTTTATTGATTGGAACTGGAAGTGCCTTGAAGGTCGCCGGTCCTGGTGCCATTTTGTTGGCATACGGGGTGGTGGGATTTGTGGTGTTCATGGTGATGTCGGCTCTTGGAGAGGTTGCAACTTTTGTGCCTTTGGCCGATGGGTTCACTGGTTATAGTAACCGATACGTGGACCCTGCGTTGGGTTTTGCTTGTGGATACGTCTATCTTTTCAAATATTTGATCATTCCTGCCAACCAGTTGGTGGCAGGTTCGTTAACGGTCCAATACTGGGTGTCTGCTGACAGGTTAAACCCCGGGGTATGGATTAcgattttcttgattgTCATCTTGGccatcaacatcttggGGGTGAGATTTTTCGGAGAAATCGAGTTCTGGTTATCGGTATTGAAGGTGATCACATGTTTGGGTTTAATCATCTTATTATGGGTCATTGCCCTTGGTGGAGGTCCCTCCCATGACAGAATTGGGTTTAGATTCTGGAAAGAACCTGGTGCATTTTTGATCTACAGAAATTCAGCCCAGAATGTGGTGATTGAAGGTTCTTTGGGTAGATTTGTGTCTTTTGTGTCAGTATTGGTGAATGCTGTGTTTGCCTTTTTGGGTACCGAATTGTGTGGTATTACTTTTGCTGAATGTAGAAGACCTCGTATGGCCATTCCTAAGGCCATCCGGTTGACTTTCTACCGGATTGTGGTGTTCTACTTGTTGTCGATTTTCTTTTTGGGTATGTGTGTGAGTCCAGAAGATccattgttgttgactGCTAGTGGTAGTACTGCCAGTGCATCTCCCTTTGTGATTGCCATCAAAAACGCCCATATTTCCGGTCTTGACCATGTCATCAATGGGTGCATCATGTTGTTTGTATTGTCGGCTGCAAATTCCGACATGTACATCTGCTCCAGAACTGTCTACGGATTGGCTGTGGCTGGATATGCCCCCAAATTCTTCTCCAAGACCAACAGGATGGGAGTGCCATACTACGGGGTTGGTTTATcgttt
Above is a window of Yamadazyma tenuis chromosome 1, complete sequence DNA encoding:
- the DIP5 gene encoding amino acid transporter (COG:E; EggNog:ENOG503NUN0) → MKDDHEKNIDSNSLLSRHTEDYNLTISRSNPSGQVASGHELKKGLHARHVSMIALGGALGTGLLIGTGSALKVAGPGAILLAYGVVGFVVFMVMSALGEVATFVPLADGFTGYSNRYVDPALGFACGYVYLFKYLIIPANQLVAGSLTVQYWVSADRLNPGVWITIFLIVILAINILGVRFFGEIEFWLSVLKVITCLGLIILLWVIALGGGPSHDRIGFRFWKEPGAFLIYRNSAQNVVIEGSLGRFVSFVSVLVNAVFAFLGTELCGITFAECRRPRMAIPKAIRLTFYRIVVFYLLSIFFLGMCVSPEDPLLLTASGSTASASPFVIAIKNAHISGLDHVINGCIMLFVLSAANSDMYICSRTVYGLAVAGYAPKFFSKTNRMGVPYYGVGLSFLFCLLAYMTVQDSASEVFQYFVNVVSLCGLLAWTSLLIIHIRFMSACKAQGVDRQRDLNYRSPLQPYGSWLALVMCVLIILIKNFTVFLGHPFPYKTFITGYVVLPVFLLFYGGFKLFYRTKLINSDEVDLATYKDVVDAEEESWAAEDEEAEALRQANGNPKNWSWFYNKIFGWIF